A genomic segment from Streptosporangium roseum DSM 43021 encodes:
- a CDS encoding glycosyltransferase family 2 protein yields the protein MNPESVRQNGKQIGMLRSMPPLERFTPLTPHMAISPTVSVVVPAMNEAENLPHVFATLPQWIDEIVLVDGHSVDDTVAVARRLRPNVRIITQSGKGKGDALAAGFAACTGDIIVMIDADGSTDGREIIQFVGALVTGADFVKGSRYAAGGGSDDLTFSRRAGNKVLTTLVNMIYGTRYSDLCYGYNAFWARHLKALDLDCEGFEVETLMNIRAAKAGLRVHEVPSHERCRIHGESNLRAVRDGLRVLRTIIREWRQRPYAPAPEPHAAPAADQGAA from the coding sequence ATGAATCCCGAGTCCGTCAGGCAGAACGGTAAGCAGATCGGCATGTTACGTTCCATGCCGCCGCTTGAGCGGTTCACCCCGCTCACCCCTCACATGGCCATTTCCCCGACCGTCAGCGTCGTCGTGCCCGCGATGAACGAGGCTGAGAACCTCCCGCACGTCTTCGCCACGCTCCCGCAGTGGATAGACGAGATCGTGCTCGTCGACGGCCACTCGGTGGACGACACCGTCGCCGTCGCCAGGCGGCTGCGGCCCAACGTACGGATCATCACCCAGAGCGGCAAGGGCAAGGGCGACGCGCTCGCCGCCGGCTTCGCCGCGTGCACCGGCGACATCATCGTGATGATCGACGCCGACGGCTCCACCGACGGCCGCGAGATCATCCAGTTCGTGGGCGCCCTGGTCACCGGGGCGGACTTCGTCAAGGGGTCCCGCTACGCCGCCGGCGGGGGCAGCGACGACCTGACCTTCAGCCGCCGGGCCGGCAACAAGGTCCTCACCACCCTAGTGAACATGATCTACGGCACCCGCTACAGCGACCTGTGCTACGGCTACAACGCATTCTGGGCCCGGCACCTGAAAGCGCTCGACCTCGACTGCGAGGGCTTCGAGGTCGAGACGCTGATGAACATCCGCGCCGCCAAGGCCGGGCTCCGCGTCCACGAGGTGCCCAGCCACGAGCGGTGCCGGATTCACGGCGAGAGCAACCTGCGCGCGGTCCGCGACGGCCTGCGCGTGCTCAGGACCATCATCCGGGAGTGGCGCCAGCGGCCGTACGCCCCTGCGCCGGAGCCCCACGCCGCCCCGGCGGCGGACCAGGGCGCGGCCTAG
- a CDS encoding polysaccharide deacetylase family protein encodes MTRVPILMYHSVSDHPNDETRPLAVSPGRFAEQLGVLRDRGFTPMTLSDLVAGMHRTATMPGRPVAITFDDGYADFHSEALPILERFGYPATVFVTSGWVQDSGPVSAGRRPAPMLAWSQVREAVSCGMEIGGHSHSHPQLDQLPDRELRNELRTNKALLEDRIGRPVATMAYPYGYSSARVRREVRRAGYWTACAVANDAFREGDEMLALPRLTVTEQTSMVKFGGAIDGRGLPVLYMRERALTKGYALVRRTRYALRRISSRYAPGRVSGGD; translated from the coding sequence ATGACCCGTGTCCCGATCCTGATGTACCACTCGGTGAGCGACCACCCGAACGACGAGACACGGCCGCTCGCGGTCTCGCCGGGACGCTTCGCCGAGCAGCTCGGCGTGCTCCGCGACCGGGGCTTCACCCCGATGACGCTGTCGGACCTGGTCGCGGGGATGCACCGGACGGCGACCATGCCCGGCAGGCCCGTGGCGATCACCTTCGACGACGGATACGCCGACTTCCACAGCGAGGCGCTGCCGATCCTGGAGCGGTTCGGCTATCCGGCCACGGTCTTCGTGACCAGCGGCTGGGTGCAGGACTCCGGCCCCGTGTCGGCCGGGCGGCGGCCGGCTCCCATGCTGGCCTGGAGCCAGGTGCGCGAGGCCGTCTCCTGCGGCATGGAGATCGGCGGCCACAGCCACAGCCATCCGCAGCTCGACCAGCTGCCGGACCGGGAGCTCCGCAACGAGCTGCGCACGAACAAGGCCCTGCTCGAAGACCGGATCGGCCGGCCGGTGGCCACCATGGCCTACCCCTACGGCTACTCCAGCGCGCGGGTCCGCCGGGAGGTGCGCAGGGCGGGTTACTGGACCGCCTGCGCGGTGGCCAACGACGCGTTCCGGGAGGGCGACGAGATGCTGGCGCTGCCCCGCTTGACGGTTACCGAGCAGACCTCCATGGTCAAGTTCGGCGGAGCGATCGACGGACGGGGTCTCCCGGTGCTCTACATGAGGGAACGGGCTCTCACCAAGGGATACGCGCTGGTGCGGCGGACGCGTTACGCGCTGCGGCGGATCTCTTCGCGGTACGCGCCCGGACGGGTATCGGGAGGTGACTGA
- a CDS encoding lipopolysaccharide biosynthesis protein — protein sequence MTDTGLSGGTADRRRERRRSLRRGRRQDRRQGAPRPLWSRLPRDLNDPLLRNAYSLIVNAGAAGALGLAYWTVAVRFYSEGDYGRASALIAAMRLLAALTAFGFVGALTRFLPEGGRATGRLVGCTYLVGGGAAAAATVFFLATLDMWGPNFSGLNGSGMAGWFLLSVFLWCVFTVQDVVLTALGRATWVPLIGIAVGVAKIGLLVVLAPAFPGAGIFLAWTIPVALTVVPVSIAIFCRLAPRAAARDAHRAPPRLRRIGRFLAGDFPGTLFILASVYLMPVLVFAGVDARTAGYYAAAVTLVGVFDMLALNMAISLTIEGSGDPSLLAGKCVLALRRTMMLLVPVVLVAALAAPLVLRLGWGPSFAEHGADVLRLLALASIPHAVIEIYLGVLRARSRARALLVLQALLCVLVVGLSFVLFQFYGITGVGLGTLTAQVIVMAVVAPGLLKVVRGARTAGGGLTPDETPTLVMMIVDAQPTLAAAPARTPLPEVAEPARPRVPWPVRARRWLPPLITAEGLAAVALASVAGGPPGLPPPAVMALGGAGLVAVAFAAELAMSRRRSVLWTQLVAVTLCLHGMEALAGSAGSLAGKVTRIMATGRATGGDRLLALPAFVARAMGLTDPTPLLVWAPVAFAVAALAPALLAARALLRDERFRWPAVMLVAVGLWLAPAEHIQTSLVCLLGICALALFLTLVRGGRRRAEAAADDDRTLRRAA from the coding sequence GTGACTGACACGGGTCTCTCCGGTGGGACGGCGGACCGGCGGCGGGAGCGGCGGCGGAGTCTCCGGCGTGGCCGGCGGCAGGACCGGCGGCAGGGGGCGCCGCGGCCCCTGTGGAGCCGCCTCCCCAGGGACCTGAACGACCCCCTGCTGCGCAACGCCTACTCGCTGATCGTCAACGCCGGGGCCGCCGGGGCCCTCGGCCTGGCCTACTGGACGGTCGCGGTCCGGTTCTACAGCGAGGGCGACTACGGCCGCGCCTCCGCGCTGATCGCCGCGATGCGCCTGCTCGCGGCGCTGACCGCGTTCGGGTTCGTCGGCGCGCTGACCCGCTTCCTGCCCGAGGGGGGCCGGGCCACCGGACGGCTGGTCGGCTGCACCTACCTGGTGGGCGGCGGCGCGGCGGCCGCCGCCACCGTGTTCTTCCTGGCCACGCTGGACATGTGGGGTCCCAACTTCAGCGGGCTGAACGGGTCCGGCATGGCCGGCTGGTTCCTGCTGTCGGTCTTCCTGTGGTGCGTGTTCACGGTCCAGGACGTGGTGCTCACCGCGCTGGGCAGGGCCACCTGGGTGCCTCTGATCGGGATAGCCGTCGGGGTGGCCAAGATCGGGTTGCTGGTCGTGCTCGCGCCCGCCTTCCCCGGCGCGGGGATCTTCCTGGCCTGGACGATCCCGGTGGCCCTCACCGTCGTCCCGGTCAGCATTGCGATCTTCTGCAGGCTGGCCCCCCGGGCCGCCGCCCGCGACGCCCATCGGGCCCCGCCCCGGCTCCGCCGGATAGGCCGCTTCCTCGCCGGAGACTTCCCCGGCACGCTGTTCATCCTGGCCAGCGTCTACCTCATGCCGGTGCTGGTGTTCGCCGGAGTGGACGCCCGGACGGCGGGTTACTACGCCGCGGCGGTCACGCTGGTCGGCGTCTTCGACATGCTGGCGCTCAACATGGCCATCTCGCTGACCATCGAGGGGTCGGGGGACCCTTCGCTGCTGGCCGGCAAGTGCGTGCTGGCGCTCCGGCGGACCATGATGCTCCTGGTCCCCGTGGTGCTGGTGGCCGCGCTGGCCGCGCCGCTCGTCCTCCGGCTCGGCTGGGGCCCGTCGTTCGCCGAGCACGGGGCGGACGTGCTGCGGCTGCTCGCCCTGGCGTCCATCCCGCACGCGGTCATCGAGATCTACCTGGGGGTGCTCCGCGCCCGCAGCAGGGCGCGGGCACTGCTCGTGCTCCAGGCGCTGCTGTGCGTCCTGGTGGTGGGGCTGTCGTTCGTCCTGTTCCAGTTCTACGGCATCACCGGCGTGGGCCTCGGCACCCTCACGGCCCAGGTGATCGTCATGGCCGTCGTCGCCCCGGGCCTGCTCAAGGTGGTGCGAGGGGCGCGGACGGCGGGCGGCGGGCTGACCCCGGACGAGACGCCGACGCTGGTGATGATGATCGTCGACGCGCAGCCCACCCTGGCCGCCGCCCCCGCCAGGACACCCCTTCCCGAGGTGGCGGAGCCCGCGCGGCCCCGCGTGCCGTGGCCGGTGCGGGCGAGGCGGTGGCTGCCCCCGCTGATCACCGCGGAGGGCCTGGCGGCCGTCGCGCTGGCCTCCGTGGCCGGCGGGCCGCCGGGCCTGCCGCCACCCGCCGTGATGGCTCTCGGCGGCGCCGGGCTGGTGGCCGTGGCCTTCGCCGCGGAGCTGGCCATGAGCCGCAGGCGGTCGGTGCTGTGGACGCAGCTCGTCGCCGTGACCCTGTGCCTGCACGGGATGGAGGCTCTGGCCGGCTCGGCCGGGAGCCTCGCGGGGAAGGTGACACGGATCATGGCCACCGGGCGGGCCACCGGCGGGGACCGGCTCCTGGCCCTGCCCGCCTTCGTCGCCCGCGCCATGGGGCTCACCGACCCCACCCCGTTGCTGGTGTGGGCCCCCGTCGCCTTCGCCGTGGCGGCGCTCGCCCCCGCGCTGCTGGCCGCCAGAGCACTCCTCCGTGACGAGCGGTTCCGGTGGCCGGCGGTGATGCTGGTGGCGGTGGGGCTCTGGCTCGCGCCCGCCGAGCACATCCAGACGTCTCTGGTCTGCCTGCTCGGCATCTGCGCCCTCGCCCTGTTCCTGACCCTGGTGCGCGGCGGGCGGCGGCGGGCCGAGGCGGCGGCGGACGACGACCGGACACTGAGAAGGGCGGCCTAG
- a CDS encoding glycosyltransferase family 2 protein: MKSSVVICVYTEERWEDIQAAVESVENQRRRPYEIILVVDHNPDLHLRLKRRYPGAIVVENTHERGLSGGKNTGAATASGDIVAYLDDDAVAEPGWLEALEEGFQDPTIVGVGGLTRPLWAGGRRPRWFPHEFDWTVGCTYRGMPTRRARIRNVMGGNAAFRREAVGGIGGFHTGMGRSVQGRGSRPLGCEETEFCIRLSQSRPGSVMLFEPGAVIGHRVSAQRARFAYFRSRCYAEGLSKALVASSVGAGDGLSSERAHVMRVLPLGVLRGVGEALRGDLPGLGRAAAIVVGLAWTTWGYAVGTARLKLRRA, translated from the coding sequence ATGAAGAGCAGTGTCGTCATATGTGTTTACACCGAGGAACGCTGGGAGGACATCCAGGCGGCCGTCGAATCGGTCGAGAACCAGCGGCGCAGGCCGTACGAGATCATCCTGGTCGTCGACCACAACCCGGACCTCCACCTGCGGCTCAAGCGGCGGTATCCCGGCGCGATCGTGGTGGAGAACACGCACGAGCGGGGGCTGTCCGGCGGCAAGAACACCGGCGCGGCGACCGCCTCGGGCGACATCGTGGCCTATCTGGACGATGACGCGGTGGCGGAGCCCGGCTGGCTGGAGGCTTTGGAGGAGGGCTTCCAGGACCCGACCATCGTGGGGGTGGGCGGGCTGACCAGGCCGCTGTGGGCCGGGGGGCGCCGCCCCCGGTGGTTCCCGCACGAGTTCGACTGGACCGTGGGATGCACCTATCGGGGCATGCCGACGCGACGGGCGCGGATCCGCAATGTCATGGGCGGGAACGCGGCTTTCCGGAGGGAGGCCGTCGGCGGGATCGGCGGCTTCCACACCGGAATGGGGCGCAGCGTCCAGGGACGCGGGAGCCGCCCGCTCGGCTGCGAGGAGACGGAGTTCTGCATCCGGCTGTCCCAGAGCCGCCCCGGCTCGGTGATGCTGTTCGAGCCGGGCGCGGTGATCGGGCACAGGGTCTCCGCGCAGCGGGCGCGCTTCGCCTACTTCAGGTCGCGGTGCTACGCCGAAGGCCTGTCCAAGGCCCTGGTCGCGTCGAGCGTCGGCGCCGGCGACGGGCTGTCGAGCGAGCGGGCCCACGTGATGAGGGTCCTGCCCCTGGGGGTGCTGCGCGGCGTCGGTGAGGCGCTCCGCGGCGACCTGCCGGGGCTCGGCAGGGCCGCGGCCATCGTCGTCGGCCTGGCCTGGACCACCTGGGGCTACGCGGTGGGTACGGCCCGCCTGAAGCTGAGGCGGGCATGA